The Paenibacillus sp. BIC5C1 DNA segment TGGCCCTGAGGTGTTCCATGGCATTGCAGCTAGCAACTAGAGTTTCTTTGAACAGAAGGTTCAACAGGAAGAGAGTTTACGTATGGCATCTTATGAATAGCAGAACAAAATCCCGGCTCCAAGGAGTCCGGGGTTTTTGTTGTAGTATCTACTTTTGCAGACTAGTTGGCGCGGCCTTTCAAAATAATGTTGTTGGCTTTGCCGAAGTCGATGGCGACTTTGCCTGCAAGTGCCGCTGTCCGTTCCGCAAGAACAACCGCGTTCACGCCACAGGAGAATAGAGCTACATCGAAGGTATCCTGATTCGTTTGAATCCATTGCAGCGTTTCCTGCATCTGATCCCAGCTGTCGAACGGCAGCGCAGCTGTGATATCCAGATGGTAGGGCTCCTGAACGAGCATGGCTCGCAGCTGCTCAATCTCCCGGGTAACGAGCAGTACCCGCTTGCCGGCAAGCATATTCCAGAAGCGGGGCACCTGAGCGAGTTCCCGATTGACACAGGCATGGCAAGTTAGTGTCGGAGCGATGCCAAAATGCGCGAACACCGTATCGGTCAGCTGTCTTTTGAGATGCTCCGGGGCTTTGATGGTACTGTCCCCGTGAGGAAGAACACCTACGATATCTGCCCGTTGCAAGGAAGCGGCAACCTCGTCCCGAAGCTGCAGATTAGGTAGACGCAGTCCTTTTTGCCCCAGATTAGCTTTGATAGCCCATCGTTCCTGCAGAACCTGTTCCGTACTCCAGACTGTTTCCTGGGACATGACGATATTCTCCCCATCGCCCACACGGACCAGAGAGAAGGGACGCTTATCCCTCACGGCCGCTTCAAGTTGATCCAGCACACCATCCATTTCAAGATAGATTGGACTCATTGTGGTATAAGGCCTCCTTTGAAAATTCAATTGCTCTATTCTATGTTGCGGCTTCGGCAACGTTTTGTGCGTTCGACCCGCAGGGCGCATCTTCGGTTATATATCAATCTGCTTTCGAGACCGGAAAGTGTTGATGGGCTTATGTAAAAGCTGATTTATGCAAGAACCCGTGCAAGTGTCCGGACCAGTTCTATTATTTTTTCATACGTTATAGAGTCGGCTGGATTGGAGAGAGAGCTTCTGTATAGCAGTTTCGGGCTGACGGAGGCATTTTTGGCGTGGAAAGGGCTGTAAAAACTATGAAAATAGTCTGATTGAATTGAAAGAAGTTCACAGAAGGATGAGGAGGAAGGGTATGTCCAGAAAAGTGGTTATTGAGATCAATTTCAACAATTACGGAATGGACCCGCAGCGCTTGACAAGAGAGTGGCTGGAGCGGCGAATGAGCATTTTCCGTACTTTCACCCTTCATTGTCTTAAGGCGCAGACGAATCAGGATTTTCTGACGGTGGTGAAGCTGTCCAAGGAATCGGGGGACTTGATGCAAGAGATTTTAGCTGAGCAGGAGCCGCTGCCATCCAATATTCGTTTTGGAACAACCATCGAAAGTGTGCGGGCTATCCTGGCTTATGCAGAGGGGGCAGAGGATATCTATATAGCACGACTGGATTCGGACGATCTGTATCACAGGACCTTTGTTCAGCAGCTTTATGACGTGAAGCCGCAGCCCGGAACGATGGCACTCATCAACCAGAATGGATACTTGTGGGACAGCGTGAATCATGAGATGGC contains these protein-coding regions:
- a CDS encoding GT-D fold domain-containing glycosyltransferase, giving the protein MSPIYLEMDGVLDQLEAAVRDKRPFSLVRVGDGENIVMSQETVWSTEQVLQERWAIKANLGQKGLRLPNLQLRDEVAASLQRADIVGVLPHGDSTIKAPEHLKRQLTDTVFAHFGIAPTLTCHACVNRELAQVPRFWNMLAGKRVLLVTREIEQLRAMLVQEPYHLDITAALPFDSWDQMQETLQWIQTNQDTFDVALFSCGVNAVVLAERTAALAGKVAIDFGKANNIILKGRAN
- a CDS encoding glycosyltransferase, with amino-acid sequence MSRKVVIEINFNNYGMDPQRLTREWLERRMSIFRTFTLHCLKAQTNQDFLTVVKLSKESGDLMQEILAEQEPLPSNIRFGTTIESVRAILAYAEGAEDIYIARLDSDDLYHRTFVQQLYDVKPQPGTMALINQNGYLWDSVNHEMAPAFHRSPQFYVYLYKTAEYAVGYRVKLPGRGTHGNVIELPHELLAPRNYVNIVHSNNTSIKKVPPKDRLSREEMAAVLREFMI